From the genome of Bombus pascuorum chromosome 2, iyBomPasc1.1, whole genome shotgun sequence, one region includes:
- the LOC132916487 gene encoding MATH and LRR domain-containing protein PFE0570w-like isoform X2, translating to MSRLIKESDEEIDVKPGRKTRANIEVISADSPLRRSSRIKPNVKQNESSPESPLSDSSITTQTSRITRQRASAMDNSAINENRRTLRSRISSISSDINEIPESDVGTPTKKARNNTSNDSNKTSTRKSKRFTRAGSEAKSPQPAARLVKRNVRASSVGPEANTPNKQQRGELVNTPIKTRRRTSVLLSEPLVEEKGEYMKYPVVTLDRTLPDLIETRESGTENSPKTSSKDESLPTSKNKLNTSRNSINEKHLEDEETPAEFVEEAPERGEQSKKVSVLDDSTDPLRLKKQYQNKLESNEKHTDNNQVTSEECQENMKADDNDSDTSVSHTFQDISASEWKEKEKNNDMDKNSIHSKTTEDESEAECDLILVDREAWLAAENLKTSKEKISFDYDSDDTVILKAHSDSMKAKNENKLMDISEVECKLNDSKDKSFKGKKLKNTEQKENKDEEENRNTVEDTKNITKDVEISINVGENTSTTKDSNKCSTPNSNMSLQKSLRNNSLSESYETREGEENLSLNKSKLSEDVPKGRKSLNKSEQGANRLEESNAAETVKKRKSLNKSNCNEDIVTSAKKNGTNQSLNTSKEKMKPQQLDENSEESDYDSKKVREKQIRSATREKLNRNFSTMANMGSDSNETQNSDDSQNKLEIPKFLFCGTSDSNSDNDNESNSTVDSDIQKEYNFYGKDVAKFSDDDVPGDECRASETESSDPDDNGSDLADFVVDDDEIEDEEEDESEENKSGSIEKDKLYNEEQIKEDQRDDEEGIKQETIQKEEQHENDEENITEKNISKRTDTSNEEKNTSRKSGDLSMSQTIRSDKKKKKNLKTDTSQIEENEKGDNYPDLSFETKRMKQKRNSKEFMVKSVEQSLNDSQLIFDTKVLKLSKSIECSTPKISVSKQEKLNVKTCGAEENDSLDEEKDKDLTLEEKQNVKKLKSIKNNETLMHRSLPSELTDLATKTNLSRPMSSKVPELNKSTLVLGSETPTTKYLRQLKLNESAPILNTNLKKLTNSSNNNEQNDQGKEENENNDEQNTKAAPDPNDSLKKKLLKVAENILESDHQKKRKKRKRPIVEKVTKFISSETDFPENNDSKLLKAAKQFVPTSNIDNNDETEKENKKKRKKKKKKTNNTDVQMQEESGEQITEIQSESQDKKICNEIKKKKKKEKKVPDVQDVQDVQDLTNEKTKIVKKKKKKVSIVLSDDDIPNEQPLKKKQKLLAKDAALQDKKVLLEKLSKKKRELFSEDDALQYEEVPPKKVPKKKQKLSSDVSDQKGNTSVQKLSKKKQKQLLEGVKTDNIKYTVASNETQQFHDAVLDSDEGPEMITFSKARDEALKDLKRTADNIKANKEMKKKKQREHNEKMQEQKEIKIKQLKSKNQVTEFSKTDIQEKGIKRLPDYIVKNLSDVPLKSSKKRKLSEEKSSLSPVGSFKAKKMKNMYIEDDLTLPSCTGNTTEFSVVDIETMKKKKKAPKASLFREKMLARNSRQPISAYLTYLKKQKSSGKGNFYDKPF from the exons ATGTCACGTCTTATAAAAGAGTCAGATGAAGAAATAGATGTGAAACCTg GTCGCAAAACCCGTGCCAATATCGAGGTAATATCGGCTGATTCTCCACTTCGTCGCAGCTCTCGAATTAAGCCAAACGTTAAACAAAATGAATCTTCGCCCGAATCGCCTTTAAGCGACTCAAGCATCACTACACAAACTTCTAGAATCACAAGGCAACGAGCCAGTGCTATGGACAATTCTGCTATCAATGAAAATCGACGAACTTTACGTTCTAGAATAAGTTCTATATCCTCAGATATTAATGAAATCCCAGAATCAGATGTTGGCACACCGACAAAGAAAGCTAGAAATAATACTTCCAATGATAGTAATAAAACAAGTACTCGAAAAAG tAAACGTTTTACAAGAGCTGGTTCAGAAGCAAAATCTCCACAACCAGCAGCAAGACTTGTTAAACGTAATGTAAGAGCTAGTTCCGTGGGGCCTGAAGCTAATACGCCAAATAAACAGCAGCGTGGTGAATTAGTCAATACACCTATTAAGACAAGAAGACGAACTTCGGTGCTACTGTCAGAACCACTtgtagaagaaaaaggagaatatATGAAGTATCCAGTGGTGACATTAGATCGCACATTACCTGATCTTATTGAAACTAGAGAATCag GTACAGAAAATTCCCCTAAGACATCATCAAAAGACGAATCATTGCCAACTTCGAAAAACAAACTCAATACAAGTCGTAACagtataaatgaaaaacattTAGAAGATGAAG AGACTCCCGCTGAATTTGTTGAAGAAGCACCAGAAAGAGGAGAACAATCAAAGAAAGTTTCTGTACTGGATGATTCTACAGATCCTTTAAGACTGAAGAAACAATATCAAAACAAATTAGAATCGAATGAAAAACATACAGACAATAACCAAGTGACCTCTGAAGAATGtcaagaaaatatgaaagccGATGATAACGATTCTGATACTAGTGTGTCACATACGTTTCAAGATATCTCAGCCAgtgaatggaaagaaaaagaaaagaataatgaTATGGACAAAAATTCTATACATTCAAAGACAACTGAAGATGAAAGTGAAGCCGAATGTGATCTTATTTTAGTCGATAGAGAGGCGTGGTTAGCCGCGGAAAATCTAAAAACAAGCAAGGagaaaatatcttttgatTATGATTCAGATGATACCGTTATATTAAAAGCACATTCAGATTCTATGAAagcaaaaaatgaaaataaattaatggatATATCAGAAGttgaatgtaaattaaatgatagtaaggataaatcttttaaaggaaaaaaactGAAGAACACGgaacaaaaggaaaataaagatgaagaagaaaatagaaatacagtagaagatacaaaaaatattacaaaagatgtagaaatatcaataaatgtTGGTGAGAATACGTCTACGACGAAAGATAGTAATAAATGTTCTACTCCTAACAGTAATATGTCCCTCCAGAAATCGTTAAGAAATAACAGTTTATCTGAATCATATGAAACAAGAGAAggggaagaaaatttatcattaaataaaagtaaattgtCTGAAGATGTCCCAAAAGGACGAAAATCTCTTAATAAGTCAGAGCAAGGGGCAAATAGACTTGAAGAATCTAATGCAGCTGAAACTGTAAAAAAACGgaaatctttaaataaatctaattgTAATGAAGATATAGTTACATCTGCTAAGAAAAATGGGACAAATCAGTCGTTAAATACTTCAAAGGAAAAGATGAAACCACAACAGTTAGATGAAAATTCAGAAGAGTCTGACTATGATTCAAAAAAAGTTCGCGAGAAGCAAATTCGCAGTGCAACAAGGGAGAaattgaatagaaatttttcgacCATGGCAAACATGGGATCCGATTCTAATGAAACTCAAAATTCCGATGATTCACaaaataaattggaaatacctaaatttttattttgcggAACAAGCGATAGTAACAGCGACAATGATAATGAATCTAATAGCACTGTAGATTCTGATAttcaaaaagaatataatttttatggtaAAGATGTTGCAAAGTTTTCTGATGATGATGTACCAGGAGATGAATGTAGAGCATCAGAAACAGAATCATCAGACCCAGATGATAATGGGTCAGATCTTGCAGATTTTGTAGTTGATGATGATGAAattgaagatgaagaagaagatgaaagtGAGGAGAATAAAAGTGGGAGTATTGAAAaggataaattatataatgagGAGCAGATTAAAGAAGATCAGAGAGATGATGAAGAAGGgataaaacaagaaacaattcagaaagaagaacaacatgaaaatgacgaagaaaatatcactgaaaaaaatataagtaagAGGACAGATACTTCTaatgaagagaaaaatacaTCAAGAAAATCTGGTGATTTAAGTATGTCTCAAACCATTAGAAGTgacaagaaaaagaagaagaatcttAAAACAGATACATCtcaaatagaagaaaatgaaaagggaGATAATTACCCTGATTTATcttttgaaacaaaaagaatgaaacaaaaGCGAAACTCTAAAGAATTTATGGTTAAAAGTGTAGAACAGTCATTAAATGACTCTCAACtaatatttgatacaaaagTATTAAAACTTAGTAAATCAATAGAATGTAGTACTCCCAAAATAAGTGTATCTAAGCAAGAGAAACTTAATGTCAAAACCTGTGGTGCTGAAGAAAATGATTCCCTTGATGAGGAAAAAGACAAAGACTTGACATTAGAggaaaaacaaaatgtaaagaaattaaaaagcataaaaaaCAATGAAACTCTCATGCATAGAAGTCTTCCATCGGAATTAACTGACTTGGcaacaaaaacaaatctttCAAGACCAATGTCGTCTAAAGTACCAGAATTAAACAAATCAACACTAGTTTTAGGAAGTGAAACACCTACAACAAAGTACTTAAgacaattgaaattaaatgaaagtgcaccaatattaaatactaatttaaaaaaattaacaaattctagTAACAATAATGAACAGAATGACCAaggtaaagaagaaaatgaaaacaatgaTGAACAAAACACAAAAGCAGCACCAGATCCAAATGATTCATTGAAGAAAAAGCTGCTTAAAGTAGCGGAGAACATATTAGAAAGTGATCATcaaaagaaacgtaaaaaacGAAAGCGACCAATAGTTGAAAAAGTTACTAAGTTTATTTCATCTGAAACTGATTTCCCAGAAAATAATGATTCAAAATTACTAAAGGCAGCTAAACAATTTGTTCCCACTAGCAATATTGACAATAATGATGaaacagaaaaggaaaataagaaaaagaggaagaagaagaagaagaaaacaaataatacCGATGTGCAAATGCAAGAAGAGTCAGGTGAACAAATTACTGAAATACAATCAGAAAgtcaagataaaaaaatatgtaatgaaataaagaagaagaaaaaaaaagagaaaaaagttcCAGATGTTCAAGACGTTCAAGACGTTCAAGATTTGACAAATGAAAAGACTAAAAtagtaaagaaaaagaagaaaaaagtttcAATCGTTTTATCAGATGACGATATTCCAAACGAGCAACCGCTTAAGAAAAAGCAGAAATTATTAGCAAAAGATGCTGCTTTACAAGATAAAAAAGTATTGCTTGAAAAGTTGTctaagaaaaaaagggaattATTTTCAGAAGATGATGCTTTGCAATATGAAGAAGTTCCACCTAAAAAGGTTCCTAAGAAAAAGCAGAAATTATCAAGTGATGTTTCAGATCAGAAGGGAAACACTTCAGTTcaaaaattatcaaagaaaaagcaaaagcaaTTATTAGAAGGTGTGAAGacagataatataaaatatactgtaGCATCTAATGAAACACAACAGTTTCACGATGCAGTATTAGATTCTGATGAGGGACCAGAAATGATTACATTCTCTAAAGCTCGAGATGAAGcgttaaaagatttaaaacgTACTGCTGATAATATTAAAGCTaacaaagaaatgaaaaaaaagaaacaaagagaacACAATGAAAAGATGcaagaacaaaaagaaattaagatcAAACAATTGAAATCCAAAAATCAGGTGACAGAATTTAGTAAAACAGACATACAAGAAAAAGGTATTAAACGGCTTCCGGATtacattgttaaaaatttatcggaTGTTCCATTAAAATCatcaaaaaagagaaaattatcaGAAGAAAAATCTTCCCTATCTCCAGTGGGCAGTTTCAAAGCTAAAAAGATGAAGAATATGTACATAGAAGATGATCTTACTCTACCAAGTTGTACTGGAAATACAACTGAATTTAGTGTCGTCGATattgaaacgatgaaaaagaaaaagaaagctcCAAAAGCAAGTTTATTTCGAGAAAAAATGCTAGCTAGGAATTCACGACAACCTATTTCTGCTTACTTAACATATTTGAAAAAGCAAAAGTCATCGGGTAAAGGAAACTTTTATGATAAGCCATTCTAA
- the LOC132916487 gene encoding myb-like protein X isoform X1, with protein sequence MSRLIKESDEEIDVKPGRKTRANIEVISADSPLRRSSRIKPNVKQNESSPESPLSDSSITTQTSRITRQRASAMDNSAINENRRTLRSRISSISSDINEIPESDVGTPTKKARNNTSNDSNKTSTRKSKRFTRAGSEAKSPQPAARLVKRNVRASSVGPEANTPNKQQRGELVNTPIKTRRRTSVLLSEPLVEEKGEYMKYPVVTLDRTLPDLIETRESGTENSPKTSSKDESLPTSKNKLNTSRNSINEKHLEDEVKGPHNNPPENVSSNNFEDIEKDVLTDKKISDKSILESNKTLPVDNTNEAESLIDNESKILPQNKDENSFIEDLNNPMEKHDGHNNKENLTTNIVTGLQDINDTISNTQQSPKHVSINNLNANVSAEEKCKYPCIETSVSPKHRHSKQSLEMANENVSMKEVNTDVISTLPTEGLDISMNEEDNSNNMQNLVVGTKTESAIGSSCNESLDKNGPIQVVSTNASSNDNVESMELAEDINTVDDKSTEIGIELNVESKKAYVDASNANVSIEMDVSNTKENINENEESEQNDINQCITDDQYDTKSKSDNLNTSENVHENDDITCIKLISSPKLSNIDSSNSMDVKSVSDTQHLNVSKHEDVPCLKNISETNNLSPNTSNLLKSSDAHMSIEDSTLINMNEVNVTNVIKSSDSSIVTETPAEFVEEAPERGEQSKKVSVLDDSTDPLRLKKQYQNKLESNEKHTDNNQVTSEECQENMKADDNDSDTSVSHTFQDISASEWKEKEKNNDMDKNSIHSKTTEDESEAECDLILVDREAWLAAENLKTSKEKISFDYDSDDTVILKAHSDSMKAKNENKLMDISEVECKLNDSKDKSFKGKKLKNTEQKENKDEEENRNTVEDTKNITKDVEISINVGENTSTTKDSNKCSTPNSNMSLQKSLRNNSLSESYETREGEENLSLNKSKLSEDVPKGRKSLNKSEQGANRLEESNAAETVKKRKSLNKSNCNEDIVTSAKKNGTNQSLNTSKEKMKPQQLDENSEESDYDSKKVREKQIRSATREKLNRNFSTMANMGSDSNETQNSDDSQNKLEIPKFLFCGTSDSNSDNDNESNSTVDSDIQKEYNFYGKDVAKFSDDDVPGDECRASETESSDPDDNGSDLADFVVDDDEIEDEEEDESEENKSGSIEKDKLYNEEQIKEDQRDDEEGIKQETIQKEEQHENDEENITEKNISKRTDTSNEEKNTSRKSGDLSMSQTIRSDKKKKKNLKTDTSQIEENEKGDNYPDLSFETKRMKQKRNSKEFMVKSVEQSLNDSQLIFDTKVLKLSKSIECSTPKISVSKQEKLNVKTCGAEENDSLDEEKDKDLTLEEKQNVKKLKSIKNNETLMHRSLPSELTDLATKTNLSRPMSSKVPELNKSTLVLGSETPTTKYLRQLKLNESAPILNTNLKKLTNSSNNNEQNDQGKEENENNDEQNTKAAPDPNDSLKKKLLKVAENILESDHQKKRKKRKRPIVEKVTKFISSETDFPENNDSKLLKAAKQFVPTSNIDNNDETEKENKKKRKKKKKKTNNTDVQMQEESGEQITEIQSESQDKKICNEIKKKKKKEKKVPDVQDVQDVQDLTNEKTKIVKKKKKKVSIVLSDDDIPNEQPLKKKQKLLAKDAALQDKKVLLEKLSKKKRELFSEDDALQYEEVPPKKVPKKKQKLSSDVSDQKGNTSVQKLSKKKQKQLLEGVKTDNIKYTVASNETQQFHDAVLDSDEGPEMITFSKARDEALKDLKRTADNIKANKEMKKKKQREHNEKMQEQKEIKIKQLKSKNQVTEFSKTDIQEKGIKRLPDYIVKNLSDVPLKSSKKRKLSEEKSSLSPVGSFKAKKMKNMYIEDDLTLPSCTGNTTEFSVVDIETMKKKKKAPKASLFREKMLARNSRQPISAYLTYLKKQKSSGKGNFYDKPF encoded by the exons ATGTCACGTCTTATAAAAGAGTCAGATGAAGAAATAGATGTGAAACCTg GTCGCAAAACCCGTGCCAATATCGAGGTAATATCGGCTGATTCTCCACTTCGTCGCAGCTCTCGAATTAAGCCAAACGTTAAACAAAATGAATCTTCGCCCGAATCGCCTTTAAGCGACTCAAGCATCACTACACAAACTTCTAGAATCACAAGGCAACGAGCCAGTGCTATGGACAATTCTGCTATCAATGAAAATCGACGAACTTTACGTTCTAGAATAAGTTCTATATCCTCAGATATTAATGAAATCCCAGAATCAGATGTTGGCACACCGACAAAGAAAGCTAGAAATAATACTTCCAATGATAGTAATAAAACAAGTACTCGAAAAAG tAAACGTTTTACAAGAGCTGGTTCAGAAGCAAAATCTCCACAACCAGCAGCAAGACTTGTTAAACGTAATGTAAGAGCTAGTTCCGTGGGGCCTGAAGCTAATACGCCAAATAAACAGCAGCGTGGTGAATTAGTCAATACACCTATTAAGACAAGAAGACGAACTTCGGTGCTACTGTCAGAACCACTtgtagaagaaaaaggagaatatATGAAGTATCCAGTGGTGACATTAGATCGCACATTACCTGATCTTATTGAAACTAGAGAATCag GTACAGAAAATTCCCCTAAGACATCATCAAAAGACGAATCATTGCCAACTTCGAAAAACAAACTCAATACAAGTCGTAACagtataaatgaaaaacattTAGAAGATGAAG TTAAGGGACCGCACAACAACCCTCCAGAAAATgtttcttcaaataattttgaagataTTGAAAAGGATGTACTTACTGATAAGAAAATATCAGATAAAAGTATACTAGAAAGTAACAAAACACTGCCTGTAGATAATACAAATGAAGCAGAATCCTTAATAGATAATGAATCTAAAATACTTCCACAAAATAAAGATGAAAACTCATTTATTGAAGATTTAAATAATCCAATGGAAAAACATGATGGtcataataataaagagaatCTTACAACAAATATCGTTACTGGCTTACAGGATATAAATGATACAATTTCTAATACACAACAAAGTCCGAAACAcgtatctataaataatttgaatgcAAATGTGTCAGCCgaagaaaaatgcaaatatcCTTGCATCGAAACAAGTGTATCGCCAAAACATCGTCATTCTAAACAATCATTAGAAATGgcaaatgaaaatgtttctatGAAAGAAGTTAATACTGATGTAATTAGTACTTTACCAACTGAAGGTCTGGATATTTCAATGAATGAAGAAGACAATTctaataatatgcaaaactTAGTAGTAGGTACAAAAACAGAATCAGCCATTGGAAGTTCATGTAATGAAAGTTTAGATAAGAATGGTCCTATACAAGTAGTATCTACAAATGCAAGTTCAAACGATAATGTTGAAAGTATGGAACTTGCAGAAGATATAAATACAGTAGATGATAAATCTACAGAAATTGGTATTGAATTAAATGTAGAATCAAAGAAAGCTTATGTTGATGCAAGTAATGCAAATGTAAGCATCGAAATGGATGTTTCAAAtacaaaggaaaatataaatgaaaatgaagaatctgaacaaaatgatataaatcaATGTATAACTGATGATCAGTATGACACGAAAAGTAAAAGTGATAACTTAAATACATCAGAAAATGTGCATGAAAATGATGATATAACTTGTATAAAGTTGATTTCATCTCCTAAATTAAGTAACATAGATTCGTCAAATTCAATGGATGTGAAATCAGTTTCAGATACTCAACatttaaatgtttcaaagCATGAGGATGTACCTTGTTTAAAAAACATAagtgaaacaaataatttatctccTAATACGAGCAATTTGTTAAAATCCTCGGATGCTCACATGAGCATAGAGGATTctacattaattaatatgaatGAAGTTAATGTAACTAATGTGATTAAAAGTAGTGACTCTTCCATTGTTACAGAGACTCCCGCTGAATTTGTTGAAGAAGCACCAGAAAGAGGAGAACAATCAAAGAAAGTTTCTGTACTGGATGATTCTACAGATCCTTTAAGACTGAAGAAACAATATCAAAACAAATTAGAATCGAATGAAAAACATACAGACAATAACCAAGTGACCTCTGAAGAATGtcaagaaaatatgaaagccGATGATAACGATTCTGATACTAGTGTGTCACATACGTTTCAAGATATCTCAGCCAgtgaatggaaagaaaaagaaaagaataatgaTATGGACAAAAATTCTATACATTCAAAGACAACTGAAGATGAAAGTGAAGCCGAATGTGATCTTATTTTAGTCGATAGAGAGGCGTGGTTAGCCGCGGAAAATCTAAAAACAAGCAAGGagaaaatatcttttgatTATGATTCAGATGATACCGTTATATTAAAAGCACATTCAGATTCTATGAAagcaaaaaatgaaaataaattaatggatATATCAGAAGttgaatgtaaattaaatgatagtaaggataaatcttttaaaggaaaaaaactGAAGAACACGgaacaaaaggaaaataaagatgaagaagaaaatagaaatacagtagaagatacaaaaaatattacaaaagatgtagaaatatcaataaatgtTGGTGAGAATACGTCTACGACGAAAGATAGTAATAAATGTTCTACTCCTAACAGTAATATGTCCCTCCAGAAATCGTTAAGAAATAACAGTTTATCTGAATCATATGAAACAAGAGAAggggaagaaaatttatcattaaataaaagtaaattgtCTGAAGATGTCCCAAAAGGACGAAAATCTCTTAATAAGTCAGAGCAAGGGGCAAATAGACTTGAAGAATCTAATGCAGCTGAAACTGTAAAAAAACGgaaatctttaaataaatctaattgTAATGAAGATATAGTTACATCTGCTAAGAAAAATGGGACAAATCAGTCGTTAAATACTTCAAAGGAAAAGATGAAACCACAACAGTTAGATGAAAATTCAGAAGAGTCTGACTATGATTCAAAAAAAGTTCGCGAGAAGCAAATTCGCAGTGCAACAAGGGAGAaattgaatagaaatttttcgacCATGGCAAACATGGGATCCGATTCTAATGAAACTCAAAATTCCGATGATTCACaaaataaattggaaatacctaaatttttattttgcggAACAAGCGATAGTAACAGCGACAATGATAATGAATCTAATAGCACTGTAGATTCTGATAttcaaaaagaatataatttttatggtaAAGATGTTGCAAAGTTTTCTGATGATGATGTACCAGGAGATGAATGTAGAGCATCAGAAACAGAATCATCAGACCCAGATGATAATGGGTCAGATCTTGCAGATTTTGTAGTTGATGATGATGAAattgaagatgaagaagaagatgaaagtGAGGAGAATAAAAGTGGGAGTATTGAAAaggataaattatataatgagGAGCAGATTAAAGAAGATCAGAGAGATGATGAAGAAGGgataaaacaagaaacaattcagaaagaagaacaacatgaaaatgacgaagaaaatatcactgaaaaaaatataagtaagAGGACAGATACTTCTaatgaagagaaaaatacaTCAAGAAAATCTGGTGATTTAAGTATGTCTCAAACCATTAGAAGTgacaagaaaaagaagaagaatcttAAAACAGATACATCtcaaatagaagaaaatgaaaagggaGATAATTACCCTGATTTATcttttgaaacaaaaagaatgaaacaaaaGCGAAACTCTAAAGAATTTATGGTTAAAAGTGTAGAACAGTCATTAAATGACTCTCAACtaatatttgatacaaaagTATTAAAACTTAGTAAATCAATAGAATGTAGTACTCCCAAAATAAGTGTATCTAAGCAAGAGAAACTTAATGTCAAAACCTGTGGTGCTGAAGAAAATGATTCCCTTGATGAGGAAAAAGACAAAGACTTGACATTAGAggaaaaacaaaatgtaaagaaattaaaaagcataaaaaaCAATGAAACTCTCATGCATAGAAGTCTTCCATCGGAATTAACTGACTTGGcaacaaaaacaaatctttCAAGACCAATGTCGTCTAAAGTACCAGAATTAAACAAATCAACACTAGTTTTAGGAAGTGAAACACCTACAACAAAGTACTTAAgacaattgaaattaaatgaaagtgcaccaatattaaatactaatttaaaaaaattaacaaattctagTAACAATAATGAACAGAATGACCAaggtaaagaagaaaatgaaaacaatgaTGAACAAAACACAAAAGCAGCACCAGATCCAAATGATTCATTGAAGAAAAAGCTGCTTAAAGTAGCGGAGAACATATTAGAAAGTGATCATcaaaagaaacgtaaaaaacGAAAGCGACCAATAGTTGAAAAAGTTACTAAGTTTATTTCATCTGAAACTGATTTCCCAGAAAATAATGATTCAAAATTACTAAAGGCAGCTAAACAATTTGTTCCCACTAGCAATATTGACAATAATGATGaaacagaaaaggaaaataagaaaaagaggaagaagaagaagaagaaaacaaataatacCGATGTGCAAATGCAAGAAGAGTCAGGTGAACAAATTACTGAAATACAATCAGAAAgtcaagataaaaaaatatgtaatgaaataaagaagaagaaaaaaaaagagaaaaaagttcCAGATGTTCAAGACGTTCAAGACGTTCAAGATTTGACAAATGAAAAGACTAAAAtagtaaagaaaaagaagaaaaaagtttcAATCGTTTTATCAGATGACGATATTCCAAACGAGCAACCGCTTAAGAAAAAGCAGAAATTATTAGCAAAAGATGCTGCTTTACAAGATAAAAAAGTATTGCTTGAAAAGTTGTctaagaaaaaaagggaattATTTTCAGAAGATGATGCTTTGCAATATGAAGAAGTTCCACCTAAAAAGGTTCCTAAGAAAAAGCAGAAATTATCAAGTGATGTTTCAGATCAGAAGGGAAACACTTCAGTTcaaaaattatcaaagaaaaagcaaaagcaaTTATTAGAAGGTGTGAAGacagataatataaaatatactgtaGCATCTAATGAAACACAACAGTTTCACGATGCAGTATTAGATTCTGATGAGGGACCAGAAATGATTACATTCTCTAAAGCTCGAGATGAAGcgttaaaagatttaaaacgTACTGCTGATAATATTAAAGCTaacaaagaaatgaaaaaaaagaaacaaagagaacACAATGAAAAGATGcaagaacaaaaagaaattaagatcAAACAATTGAAATCCAAAAATCAGGTGACAGAATTTAGTAAAACAGACATACAAGAAAAAGGTATTAAACGGCTTCCGGATtacattgttaaaaatttatcggaTGTTCCATTAAAATCatcaaaaaagagaaaattatcaGAAGAAAAATCTTCCCTATCTCCAGTGGGCAGTTTCAAAGCTAAAAAGATGAAGAATATGTACATAGAAGATGATCTTACTCTACCAAGTTGTACTGGAAATACAACTGAATTTAGTGTCGTCGATattgaaacgatgaaaaagaaaaagaaagctcCAAAAGCAAGTTTATTTCGAGAAAAAATGCTAGCTAGGAATTCACGACAACCTATTTCTGCTTACTTAACATATTTGAAAAAGCAAAAGTCATCGGGTAAAGGAAACTTTTATGATAAGCCATTCTAA